Part of the Candidatus Stygibacter australis genome is shown below.
ACAGCTCCATTTGCATCCACATCGCCATACATGATACCACCTGATGATGGAGCTACTGGAGTGAATAAGATTGCTCTATCATCTCCCAGCGAATGTGCCGTATCCGGATAGAAATTTGCAAAAGTGATTTCCAGTCCCTGGGTTTTATCTGGACTTTCAATACCCACACTGGCATAATTTTCTGCCTGATCATAGTTATTTATCTGTTGATACATGAAGATGATCTCACCATCACCAGTGGCAGTAGGATAAAATTCCGGGTCTCGCAGTATTACCTGAAAGTACTGCCGATGATTTTGATTATATTCTAATCTCATATTTTTCCATTCTATTATAAATCTGTGATTATCTTCATCATACCAATAATACACATAACCTTGACTAAGGTCATCCCAGAAGGGG
Proteins encoded:
- a CDS encoding dockerin type I domain-containing protein, with the protein product PFWDDLSQGYVYYWYDEDNHRFIIEWKNMRLEYNQNHRQYFQVILRDPEFYPTATGDGEIIFMYQQINNYDQAENYASVGIESPDKTQGLEITFANFYPDTAHSLGDDRAILFTPVAPSSGGIMYGDVDANGAVEAYDASIILQYYVGIDPGAAAPLPWEEWRITRSDVDGNGVVEAYDGSLVLQYYVGIITQFPVEQLRNKIIRK